The Thermosipho affectus genome window below encodes:
- the dnaB gene encoding replicative DNA helicase — translation MRNSPHNLEAEQAVIGSILIDPETIESIIPIVSSKDFYDQKNAEIFKAIEELYDEGTPIDVISICDRLKTKGKLDFIGGELYVAQLADVVPTSAHIETYAQIVRDKSILRSLISAASKVVEDATSDRDVDDILDNAERLIFEIAESKTSRTYLPMNTILHQVFENLETLREKNKSGTLNVVTGIPTGYKFLDEMTSGFHKSDLIILAARPSVGKTAFALNVAKNMALDFNIPVGIFSLEMSKEQLVQRLLGMEAFVELQKLRRGNITDEEWQRLLTATGKLYKTNIIVDDEANLNPRSLRAKARRMKKEYGIEVIFIDYLQLMSTKSYRENRQQEISEISRSLKLLARELDIVIVALSQLSRAVEQREDKRPRLSDLRESGSIEQDADMVLFLYREEYYKKEKTTEPHITELIIGKQRNGPIGTVKLSFDPKYTAFYNIDISHGG, via the coding sequence ATGAGAAACTCGCCTCACAATCTAGAAGCAGAACAAGCTGTTATTGGTAGTATTCTAATAGATCCTGAAACCATAGAATCTATAATACCAATCGTTAGCTCAAAAGATTTTTATGATCAAAAAAACGCAGAAATCTTTAAAGCAATAGAAGAATTATACGATGAAGGTACTCCAATAGATGTTATATCTATTTGCGACAGATTAAAAACTAAGGGAAAACTCGACTTTATTGGTGGTGAACTTTATGTTGCACAACTTGCAGATGTTGTCCCAACTTCTGCACATATTGAAACATATGCTCAAATAGTAAGAGATAAATCTATTTTACGCTCTTTAATCTCAGCGGCATCTAAAGTTGTTGAAGATGCTACCTCAGATAGAGACGTAGATGATATTCTCGATAATGCAGAAAGATTAATATTTGAAATTGCCGAATCAAAAACTTCTAGAACCTATCTACCTATGAATACAATACTACACCAAGTGTTTGAAAATCTGGAAACATTAAGGGAAAAAAACAAAAGTGGTACTCTAAATGTGGTAACAGGCATTCCCACGGGATATAAATTCTTAGATGAAATGACCTCTGGATTTCATAAATCTGATCTTATCATCTTAGCCGCAAGACCTAGCGTTGGTAAAACCGCTTTTGCACTCAACGTTGCCAAAAATATGGCACTTGATTTTAATATTCCTGTTGGAATATTTAGTCTTGAAATGAGTAAAGAACAACTTGTACAAAGGCTTCTAGGCATGGAAGCATTTGTCGAACTTCAAAAATTACGCAGGGGAAATATTACAGATGAAGAATGGCAAAGACTACTTACCGCAACGGGAAAACTATACAAAACCAATATCATAGTTGATGACGAAGCTAATCTTAATCCCAGATCTTTGCGTGCAAAGGCAAGAAGAATGAAAAAAGAGTACGGAATAGAAGTGATATTTATAGATTACCTCCAGTTGATGAGCACTAAATCATACAGAGAAAATAGGCAACAAGAAATATCCGAAATCTCACGTTCGCTAAAACTCTTAGCAAGAGAGTTAGATATAGTAATTGTTGCACTCTCTCAATTGTCAAGAGCGGTAGAACAAAGAGAAGATAAAAGACCAAGACTAAGTGACCTAAGAGAATCTGGTTCAATTGAACAAGATGCAGACATGGTACTTTTTCTTTACCGTGAGGAATATTACAAAAAGGAAAAAACTACAGAACCTCATATAACAGAACTAATAATCGGGAAACAAAGAAATGGCCCAATTGGAACTGTAAAACTATCCTTTGATCCAAAATATACTGCATTTTACAATATAGACATTTCACATGGAGGTTAA
- a CDS encoding glycosyltransferase, with protein MNKCLLSVAMIVKDEEHNIRRALESIKDIADEIIVVDTGSTDRTPDIVKEYTDKLYFHPWKGDFSEARNNSLKYPTCEWVMVFDADEEVKEDFKQIRKFLKTLPKDINTVYLPTLSYLDWDLKKTETASTPRIFRNGTVKYQNIVHNQPIHKGKVIDAPFIIYHYGYIWTRELREKKYNRTRNLILKHLENKNINPLEKIYYLVQLYKTEAISKYKYRKYEVGLKTLNEINKLKKVPGIGVEFLFLFGIDALNKGLYNLSKELFEKALVSPEYPDPYFGLMALYEKMDDLENQFKYAKLFLEKIKYAEKKPEKFKWTIVGFKYKATAHTILAKYYLIKQDKEKFEYHIKKSCEIAPRTGENIKRFLSNIFEEISKIHNIKFLKDIHYIVDDLLKYILRNNLKINVWNTIYKYLDNGIHLSGIEHFAETRFQKFVVKKLLDKKDYLVNFIFENPEEDIHSIKEILFFFKYYSENKEKLLKILANIRKKFDEENQGIILSLIGDVYLKLGNFNAAISYYKKAIELNKTVSKFIKPVIDDLKTKLDKNIDGTFEEIMDYFGSLKELIFEINAQNEELEYLNLISDSDYAKYVAALNTKDLERKKRLLSNIKNIDDFPFYYYRLAKIFEEKEDFKKAFEYHIKSCEKNPKIGDLSLGKYEYDGFYLYTTPKFSKSSDEIIWCGNISEKFSGFGIINPIRVWKRSSNFLYTYPYPTNDSIKLVKERRKKIIDKWPFDIDNDLLFEILQKLKSNKINFIDEKVPKNILNELSIIDEESEAVLGMNIINTNPKIILPKNTKKGALIYLMPDFNDKNNPIWYNPEIRILKSTKQIALELEKMGFTISEIISKKYFRVILF; from the coding sequence ATGAACAAATGTCTTCTATCTGTTGCCATGATAGTCAAAGACGAAGAGCACAATATTAGAAGAGCACTTGAAAGCATAAAAGATATTGCTGACGAAATTATAGTGGTAGATACAGGATCAACGGACAGAACACCAGATATTGTAAAAGAATATACCGATAAATTATATTTTCATCCATGGAAAGGGGATTTTTCAGAAGCGAGAAATAATTCTTTAAAATATCCAACATGTGAATGGGTAATGGTCTTTGACGCAGATGAAGAAGTAAAAGAAGATTTCAAACAAATAAGAAAATTTTTGAAAACACTCCCAAAAGATATCAATACCGTATATCTTCCCACATTAAGTTATCTGGATTGGGACCTAAAAAAAACGGAAACCGCTTCTACCCCCAGAATTTTCAGAAATGGAACAGTAAAATACCAAAATATTGTGCACAATCAACCTATCCACAAGGGAAAAGTTATTGATGCACCTTTTATTATATACCATTATGGTTATATTTGGACAAGAGAACTTCGAGAAAAAAAATATAATAGAACAAGAAATTTAATTTTAAAACACCTTGAAAATAAGAATATTAACCCACTTGAAAAAATTTATTATCTTGTACAGCTTTACAAAACCGAAGCAATATCAAAATATAAATATAGAAAATACGAAGTGGGTTTAAAAACACTAAATGAAATAAACAAACTAAAAAAAGTCCCTGGAATTGGTGTGGAATTTCTATTTTTATTTGGCATCGACGCTTTAAATAAAGGACTATACAATCTATCAAAAGAGTTATTTGAAAAAGCTTTAGTTTCACCTGAATATCCCGATCCATATTTCGGACTAATGGCTTTATATGAAAAAATGGATGATTTGGAAAATCAATTTAAATATGCAAAACTCTTTTTAGAAAAAATAAAATACGCCGAAAAAAAACCAGAAAAATTCAAATGGACAATCGTGGGATTCAAATATAAAGCTACTGCACATACAATACTTGCAAAATATTACTTGATAAAACAGGATAAAGAAAAATTTGAATATCATATAAAAAAATCTTGTGAAATTGCCCCAAGAACCGGCGAAAACATTAAAAGATTTCTTTCAAATATATTTGAAGAAATATCAAAGATACACAACATAAAATTTCTGAAAGATATACACTACATTGTAGATGATCTTTTAAAATACATATTGAGAAATAACTTAAAAATTAATGTGTGGAACACCATCTATAAATATTTAGACAATGGTATACATTTATCGGGAATAGAACATTTCGCAGAAACGCGATTCCAAAAATTTGTAGTAAAAAAACTTCTTGACAAAAAAGATTACCTAGTTAACTTTATATTTGAAAATCCAGAAGAGGATATCCATTCAATTAAAGAAATTTTGTTCTTCTTTAAGTATTACTCTGAAAATAAAGAAAAACTACTTAAAATACTTGCAAATATAAGAAAAAAATTCGACGAAGAAAATCAGGGAATTATACTTTCTTTAATCGGTGACGTTTATTTAAAACTTGGAAACTTTAACGCAGCAATATCATATTACAAAAAGGCAATTGAATTAAATAAAACTGTCTCAAAGTTTATCAAACCCGTCATCGATGATTTAAAAACCAAACTCGATAAAAACATAGATGGAACATTTGAAGAAATAATGGACTATTTTGGTTCATTAAAGGAATTAATTTTTGAAATAAATGCTCAAAATGAAGAACTAGAATACCTAAACTTAATATCGGATTCAGATTATGCAAAATACGTTGCAGCACTTAATACAAAAGACCTTGAAAGAAAGAAAAGATTACTATCAAATATAAAAAATATTGATGATTTTCCATTTTACTACTACAGACTTGCAAAAATCTTTGAAGAAAAGGAAGATTTTAAAAAGGCATTTGAATATCACATAAAATCCTGTGAAAAAAATCCAAAAATTGGAGATCTGTCACTTGGAAAATACGAATACGATGGATTTTATTTATATACAACACCAAAATTTTCAAAAAGTAGCGATGAAATAATATGGTGTGGGAATATCTCTGAAAAATTCTCTGGTTTCGGAATAATTAATCCCATACGTGTATGGAAAAGATCTTCAAATTTCTTGTATACTTATCCATATCCCACAAATGATTCAATTAAACTCGTAAAAGAAAGAAGAAAAAAAATTATAGATAAATGGCCATTTGATATCGACAATGATCTACTATTTGAAATTCTTCAAAAGTTAAAAAGTAACAAAATAAACTTCATTGATGAAAAAGTACCAAAAAATATATTAAACGAACTTTCAATAATAGACGAAGAAAGCGAAGCGGTGTTGGGAATGAATATAATAAATACAAATCCGAAAATTATCTTACCAAAAAATACAAAAAAAGGTGCATTGATTTATTTGATGCCAGATTTTAATGATAAAAATAACCCCATATGGTATAACCCTGAAATAAGGATCTTAAAATCTACAAAACAAATAGCTTTAGAACTTGAGAAAATGGGGTTTACGATATCTGAAATAATTTCAAAAAAATATTTTAGAGTGATACTATTCTAA
- a CDS encoding Rid family detoxifying hydrolase codes for MELINPKNAPKAVGPYSIAVKTGNLVFVSGQLPITENGELVKGDIKRETEIIMKNIEIILKEAGSALGKIVKINVYIRDMSKFSEFNEIYEKMLNGHKPARAVVEVSNLPKDSDIEIEAIAEV; via the coding sequence GTGGAATTAATTAATCCTAAAAATGCTCCAAAAGCAGTAGGTCCATATTCTATAGCAGTAAAGACGGGAAATTTAGTTTTTGTTTCTGGTCAATTACCAATAACGGAAAATGGGGAATTGGTAAAAGGAGATATAAAAAGGGAAACTGAAATAATAATGAAGAATATAGAAATAATATTGAAAGAAGCGGGGAGTGCCCTTGGAAAAATTGTAAAGATAAATGTCTATATCAGGGATATGTCAAAGTTCTCAGAGTTTAATGAGATATACGAAAAGATGTTAAATGGGCACAAACCAGCAAGAGCTGTGGTTGAGGTTTCAAATCTTCCAAAAGATTCGGATATTGAAATTGAGGCGATAGCAGAGGTATGA
- a CDS encoding TM0106 family RecB-like putative nuclease, with protein MLFCISKIRTYLFCPRKFILESKDEKVESTITQKINKSGFLKNVSISLEIYGLTLYAKNIDLKIDDNKITIISHRRGKKLYQYHYLEAAGYAFVVSSYTDKKIDVIFKSKYYTSQIPWKKHVDSFKNIIYDFLNKKVPKPILNPECKFCKYSLECTNELIKAKDLSLIRGIGKFRLKNLKEKGIEKLDDIIEMKEVVKEIFGEKSDKIIAQAKAFIYKKIILYNPVKKLKPGIFLDIESYKNFNFLFGVLYEDRYIPFLSLKREDEKTEFKKLISFLSNKKLPVYHYYNYEPIQINKLFKKYNLKKTNIEFVDLYKIYHNHIAIPTISYSLKSIAKYLGFNWRTNLNGNIVVHKFEDFLKTKDDKILDEILKYNEDDVNATKLLFNIVNKLSD; from the coding sequence ATGCTTTTTTGTATTTCAAAGATTAGAACATATCTCTTTTGCCCACGAAAGTTTATCTTGGAATCCAAAGATGAAAAAGTAGAATCAACTATAACACAAAAAATTAACAAAAGCGGATTTTTAAAAAACGTATCAATCTCACTTGAAATTTACGGTCTAACCCTTTATGCTAAAAACATAGATCTAAAAATAGATGATAATAAGATAACAATTATTTCCCATAGAAGAGGGAAAAAACTTTACCAATATCATTACCTTGAGGCTGCAGGATATGCATTTGTAGTTTCAAGCTATACCGACAAAAAAATAGATGTCATATTCAAGAGTAAATACTATACATCACAAATTCCTTGGAAAAAACATGTAGATTCCTTTAAAAATATAATTTACGATTTTTTAAACAAAAAAGTTCCCAAACCAATTCTCAATCCAGAATGTAAATTTTGCAAATACAGTTTAGAATGTACTAATGAACTAATTAAAGCAAAAGATCTTTCATTGATCAGAGGAATTGGAAAGTTTAGACTTAAAAATTTAAAAGAAAAGGGTATTGAAAAACTAGACGATATAATAGAAATGAAAGAGGTTGTAAAAGAAATATTTGGAGAAAAATCGGACAAAATAATTGCACAAGCAAAGGCTTTTATATACAAAAAAATCATTCTATACAACCCTGTTAAAAAATTAAAACCAGGTATTTTTCTTGACATAGAAAGCTACAAAAACTTTAATTTTCTCTTTGGTGTTTTGTATGAAGATAGATACATTCCATTTTTATCACTTAAAAGAGAAGATGAAAAAACAGAATTCAAAAAACTTATAAGTTTTCTATCAAATAAAAAACTTCCCGTATATCATTACTACAATTATGAACCTATACAAATCAATAAACTATTTAAAAAATACAACTTAAAAAAAACAAATATTGAGTTTGTAGATTTATATAAAATCTACCACAATCATATTGCAATCCCAACAATATCTTACTCTCTTAAATCCATAGCAAAATATTTGGGATTTAATTGGAGAACAAATTTAAACGGAAATATCGTAGTACATAAATTTGAAGACTTCCTAAAAACAAAAGATGACAAAATACTAGATGAAATTTTGAAATACAACGAAGATGATGTAAATGCCACCAAACTATTATTTAACATCGTTAATAAATTGTCAGATTAA
- a CDS encoding endonuclease III domain-containing protein has protein sequence MNFERLYDVLKATYGNLGKWWPGDKEEILITAVLTQSTNWKNVEYAMENIYKLTNKERLLDFLYKLPKDELANLIKPAGFFNIKAQRLKNLLEFFKKYNFDLDTISREENLRDKLLKIKGIGKETADSILLYVFEKPVFVVDAYTKRILNRIYNLKLEDYDEIQELFYKYYPKDVQLYQEFHGLIVEHAKRYCRKKPLCDSCFFHKCAYFTSPFLTY, from the coding sequence ATGAATTTTGAAAGGCTATATGATGTATTAAAGGCTACCTATGGCAATCTTGGAAAATGGTGGCCCGGTGATAAAGAAGAAATATTAATAACTGCAGTTTTAACGCAAAGTACGAATTGGAAAAATGTAGAATATGCAATGGAAAATATTTACAAGCTTACAAATAAAGAAAGACTTTTGGATTTTCTTTATAAACTTCCAAAGGATGAATTAGCAAATCTTATAAAACCGGCAGGTTTTTTTAATATTAAGGCACAGAGATTAAAAAATTTATTGGAATTTTTCAAGAAATACAATTTTGATTTAGATACAATTTCGAGAGAAGAAAATTTGAGGGATAAATTATTGAAAATAAAAGGAATCGGCAAAGAAACAGCCGATTCCATTTTGTTATATGTTTTTGAAAAACCCGTATTTGTTGTGGATGCATATACGAAAAGGATATTGAATAGAATATACAATTTAAAATTAGAAGATTATGATGAAATACAAGAGCTATTTTATAAGTATTATCCAAAAGACGTACAATTGTACCAAGAGTTTCATGGGTTAATAGTTGAGCATGCAAAAAGGTATTGTAGAAAAAAGCCATTATGTGATTCTTGCTTTTTCCACAAATGTGCCTATTTTACATCACCTTTTCTAACATATTGA
- the coaD gene encoding pantetheine-phosphate adenylyltransferase, which produces MKAIYPGSFDPITYGHLDIIKRATKIFSEVFVVVMENKRKKYTFSLDERIEMIKECTKDIKNVKVDYYKGLLIDYLKNHKIDVIIRGLRAVTDFEYELQMAMANKEMCPTVDTVFLMTDKKYSFISSSLVKEVAFFGGNISTWVPHNVERKLLRKIKEV; this is translated from the coding sequence ATGAAGGCAATCTATCCAGGTTCTTTTGATCCTATAACTTATGGGCATTTAGATATAATTAAAAGGGCAACAAAGATATTTTCAGAAGTATTTGTGGTAGTAATGGAAAATAAAAGAAAAAAGTATACTTTTTCACTAGATGAAAGAATAGAAATGATTAAAGAATGTACAAAAGACATAAAAAATGTCAAGGTAGATTATTATAAAGGATTATTAATAGATTATTTAAAAAACCACAAAATCGATGTAATTATCAGAGGATTAAGAGCCGTTACAGATTTCGAATATGAGCTTCAAATGGCCATGGCAAATAAAGAAATGTGCCCGACTGTAGATACGGTTTTTTTGATGACAGACAAAAAATATTCTTTTATATCTTCAAGTTTAGTGAAAGAAGTGGCATTTTTTGGAGGAAATATATCAACGTGGGTACCCCATAACGTTGAAAGAAAACTATTAAGAAAAATAAAAGAGGTGTAA